A window of Gemmatimonadota bacterium contains these coding sequences:
- a CDS encoding transposase — MSSCWIVQTEGAGFWLRVRTQLPRRGVDDILRASMASARLPTRLPQVLTQALVHHGVVHLVRQRLALAAPLAARRAGLHLSAGDSRAPLHDERGWESTHGFPEDRGDLGPLSE; from the coding sequence GTGTCGAGCTGCTGGATTGTGCAGACCGAGGGCGCGGGCTTCTGGCTCCGTGTGAGGACGCAACTCCCGCGTCGGGGAGTCGACGACATCCTGCGCGCGTCGATGGCGTCGGCGCGATTGCCGACGCGATTGCCACAAGTGCTCACGCAGGCGCTGGTGCATCACGGCGTCGTACATTTGGTGCGCCAGCGCCTCGCTCTGGCGGCGCCACTCGCCGCCCGTCGTGCAGGTCTTCACCTATCCGCAGGCGATTCGCGCGCTCCGCTACACGACGAACGCGGTTGGGAGTCTACACATGGATTTCCGGAAGATCGTGGAGACCTGGGACCACTTTCCGAGTGA
- a CDS encoding transposase: MSWEQSANDYAGLIRECQKRPAAEMRMSEPTLHVGHAPSEENLAGQTNHRNGSTSKTELTTIDALPLEIPHGRDWSLRPQLVPFALRRLPSSTHSRPRNRRAA; encoded by the coding sequence ATTAGCTGGGAGCAGTCGGCGAACGACTATGCGGGCCTCATCCGCGAATGCCAGAAGCGCCCGGCAGCGGAGATGCGCATGAGCGAGCCGACCCTTCACGTCGGTCACGCGCCGAGCGAGGAGAATCTGGCCGGCCAGACGAATCATCGCAATGGCTCGACATCCAAGACTGAGCTGACGACAATCGACGCGCTGCCGCTCGAGATCCCGCACGGCCGCGACTGGAGCCTCCGGCCGCAGTTAGTGCCATTCGCCCTGCGGCGCTTGCCCAGTTCGACGCACTCGCGCCCTCGCAATAGACGCGCGGCGTGA
- a CDS encoding cation transporter, translating into MEQATAQETERRALRTLLALNGAMFVIEVSAGFAADSMGLVADGLDMLADAAVYGLSLYAVGRPARAKVRAAIGAGYAQLTLAAAAIVKLGVALVHGSAPEALPMIGISLLALGVNVWSLAILKRYRQGEVHLRAAWIFSATDVQVNLAVMLAAVLVTVTASGIPDLVIAAGICVLILRSVTRILREAYRERARL; encoded by the coding sequence ATGGAGCAAGCGACGGCTCAGGAAACGGAGCGGCGAGCACTGCGCACGCTGCTCGCGCTCAACGGCGCGATGTTCGTCATCGAAGTGAGCGCCGGGTTCGCCGCCGATTCGATGGGGCTCGTGGCCGACGGACTCGACATGCTCGCCGATGCTGCGGTGTACGGTCTCTCCCTCTACGCGGTGGGTCGGCCGGCACGCGCGAAAGTTCGTGCGGCGATCGGCGCTGGCTACGCACAACTCACCCTCGCCGCGGCCGCCATCGTCAAGCTCGGCGTCGCGCTCGTGCATGGCAGTGCGCCCGAGGCGTTGCCGATGATTGGCATCTCGCTCCTCGCGCTCGGCGTGAACGTCTGGTCACTGGCGATCCTCAAGCGCTATCGGCAGGGCGAGGTGCACCTGCGGGCCGCGTGGATCTTTTCGGCGACCGATGTGCAGGTGAACCTCGCGGTGATGCTCGCGGCGGTGCTCGTCACGGTGACCGCGTCGGGGATCCCCGACCTGGTGATCGCGGCTGGCATCTGCGTGCTGATCCTGAGGAGCGTGACGCGAATCCTGCGGGAGGCGTACCGCGAGAGGGCGCGGCTGTAG
- a CDS encoding DUF2911 domain-containing protein, producing the protein MRLMRSLALAVAALLALVSSPTQAQGTAPSLECWVQGPREDLEIRASPFDSTAVVLGARTVKVCYSRPRKLGRPIMGRLVPFDAPWRMGADEATAIHMPSRGTIAGVAVDAGWYSLYAIPGPTAWRIVVNRGVRRWGTPIDSTVRKLDVGEGSVPTEAVMTSEDLLRMLLTRRSAYAADLVVQWDRTVVRIPVTLESDPRP; encoded by the coding sequence ATGCGTCTGATGCGTAGTCTTGCGCTGGCTGTTGCGGCACTCTTGGCGCTCGTGTCCTCACCCACTCAGGCGCAAGGCACCGCGCCCTCGTTGGAATGCTGGGTGCAGGGTCCGCGCGAGGATCTGGAGATCCGCGCCAGTCCATTCGATTCGACGGCAGTCGTTCTCGGCGCGCGCACCGTGAAGGTGTGTTACAGCAGACCGCGCAAGCTCGGACGCCCGATCATGGGCCGACTCGTGCCGTTCGACGCACCATGGCGCATGGGTGCGGATGAGGCGACCGCGATCCACATGCCGTCGCGCGGGACCATCGCCGGCGTGGCCGTGGATGCCGGCTGGTACTCCCTGTATGCGATCCCCGGTCCGACCGCGTGGCGGATCGTAGTGAATCGCGGCGTGCGGCGTTGGGGCACACCGATCGACAGCACGGTCCGCAAGCTGGATGTGGGAGAGGGATCGGTTCCCACAGAAGCCGTCATGACCTCGGAGGACCTGCTGCGGATGCTGCTCACGCGTCGTTCGGCGTACGCCGCCGATCTCGTCGTGCAGTGGGATCGGACGGTGGTCCGTATTCCGGTGACGCTCGAGAGCGACCCTCGACCGTAG
- a CDS encoding YnfA family protein, which translates to MTLARTTALFIATALAEIIGCYLPYVWLRQRGSPWLLLPAAGALAIFVWLLTLHETASGRVYAAYGGVYVTVALAWLWLVDGVTPRPTDVIGVVVTLAGMAIIASGAATR; encoded by the coding sequence ATGACACTCGCCCGCACGACCGCCCTCTTCATCGCGACCGCGCTCGCGGAGATCATCGGCTGCTACCTGCCGTATGTCTGGCTTCGACAGCGCGGCAGTCCGTGGCTCCTTCTGCCCGCCGCCGGCGCGCTGGCGATCTTCGTGTGGCTGCTCACCCTCCACGAGACGGCCTCGGGGCGCGTCTATGCGGCGTACGGCGGAGTCTATGTGACCGTCGCGCTCGCGTGGCTCTGGCTCGTTGACGGGGTGACACCGCGTCCCACCGATGTCATCGGAGTTGTTGTGACCCTCGCGGGAATGGCGATCATCGCGTCCGGCGCCGCTACGCGATGA
- the cadA gene encoding cadmium-translocating P-type ATPase — translation MQRAARLDLPLLLPDVKDLRDACVARLLRLLERQDGVESVHVFETGAVPDGEPPHDGSAGRTDPTGPQLCLHYDPDRLTLTQVVALAHAAGAGVTDRFAHMVIPFRAVGAEDEGRRIEDALRELRGVSAAAVNFAGQVVRVEFDRRRTDRAAIEARLRDVGAEPLAETSGREGAPAPKSWYGRNREIVWSISAGVLLTLGWVSRRFIDAPPALVVGVFAAAYFFGARDLVGHFIADLRRGKFRFNIDLLMVVAAGGAAVLGAWLEGALLLFLFSLGHALEKYALGRARNAIAALAELAPQTATVIRNGQESAVPIAEVVPGDRVLIKPAERIPVDGAVREGNSAVNQAPITGESVPVDKAPGESVFAGTVNGEGALVVEVTAAIGDRTLDRVIKLVSEAQTQKAPTQQFTDRFARVFVPAVLVADALLIVVPPLLGVWTWGEAFYRGMALLVAASPCALALGTPAAVLSGIAQAARNGVLIKGGAHLESLGGIHTLALDKTGTITLGEPSVTDLRPADGVTEEQLLGTAASVEARSQHPLARAVVRAAESRTIAFPVASDATSVTGRGIRATVEGETVEVGRALLFEEASLAVPAQIRASVEALEREGRSTMIVRRAPGEWLGVIGIADRPRPGVREILSRLRTLGIRRVVMLTGDNAGVGDAVGREVGVDEVRAGLLPEGKVTAIRLLAGEGPVAMIGDGVNDAPALAFATVGIAMGGAGTAAALETADVALMGDDLGRLPFVIGLSRASRRVIRQNLFVSLGVIAVLIVATTTGFIGIGAAVVMHEGSTLVVIANALRLLSYSQPPA, via the coding sequence ATGCAACGCGCTGCCAGACTCGACCTGCCCCTGCTGCTGCCCGACGTCAAGGATCTCCGCGACGCGTGTGTGGCGCGACTCCTCCGACTGCTCGAGCGCCAAGACGGTGTCGAGAGCGTGCACGTCTTCGAGACGGGTGCGGTTCCGGACGGCGAACCCCCGCATGATGGCAGCGCAGGCCGGACGGACCCGACCGGGCCGCAGCTCTGCCTGCACTACGACCCCGACCGGCTCACCCTCACGCAGGTGGTCGCGCTGGCGCACGCCGCCGGCGCCGGTGTCACGGATCGCTTCGCGCACATGGTCATCCCGTTCCGTGCGGTCGGAGCGGAGGATGAGGGACGACGCATCGAAGACGCGCTACGCGAGCTCCGCGGCGTCAGCGCGGCTGCGGTCAACTTCGCGGGGCAGGTCGTGCGTGTGGAGTTCGATCGAAGGCGCACGGATCGGGCGGCGATCGAAGCGCGATTGCGCGACGTCGGTGCAGAGCCGCTCGCCGAGACCTCAGGACGGGAAGGAGCACCGGCACCGAAGAGCTGGTACGGTCGCAATCGCGAGATCGTCTGGAGCATCAGTGCGGGCGTGCTGCTCACGTTGGGCTGGGTGTCGAGGCGATTCATCGACGCGCCGCCCGCGCTCGTGGTCGGGGTGTTCGCCGCGGCGTACTTCTTCGGTGCGCGCGACCTCGTGGGACACTTCATCGCCGACCTCCGTCGCGGGAAGTTCCGTTTCAACATCGACCTCCTGATGGTCGTCGCCGCGGGAGGAGCGGCAGTGCTCGGCGCATGGCTCGAGGGCGCGCTGCTGCTCTTCCTCTTCAGTCTCGGTCACGCGCTCGAGAAGTACGCGCTCGGACGCGCACGCAACGCCATCGCAGCTCTCGCCGAGCTTGCACCGCAGACAGCGACGGTGATCCGCAACGGGCAGGAATCGGCCGTGCCCATCGCCGAGGTGGTGCCGGGTGACCGCGTCCTGATCAAGCCGGCCGAGCGCATCCCGGTGGACGGTGCGGTGCGCGAGGGGAACTCGGCGGTGAACCAGGCGCCGATCACCGGCGAGAGTGTGCCGGTGGACAAGGCGCCGGGCGAGTCGGTGTTCGCCGGGACGGTGAACGGCGAAGGGGCACTCGTCGTCGAGGTCACCGCCGCGATCGGTGACCGGACTCTCGACCGCGTCATCAAGCTGGTCTCGGAGGCGCAGACGCAGAAGGCGCCGACACAGCAGTTCACCGACCGCTTCGCGCGAGTCTTCGTTCCCGCCGTGCTCGTCGCGGACGCGTTGCTGATCGTCGTGCCTCCGCTCCTCGGAGTCTGGACCTGGGGCGAGGCGTTCTATCGCGGGATGGCTCTGCTCGTCGCCGCCTCACCGTGCGCACTCGCGCTGGGCACGCCAGCGGCGGTCCTCTCCGGGATCGCTCAGGCCGCGAGGAACGGCGTGCTCATCAAGGGCGGCGCACATCTCGAGTCACTGGGCGGCATCCACACGCTTGCCCTCGACAAGACGGGCACGATCACCCTCGGCGAGCCGAGCGTGACCGACCTCCGGCCCGCGGACGGTGTGACGGAGGAGCAGCTGCTCGGCACGGCCGCGTCAGTGGAGGCACGCTCCCAACATCCGCTCGCGCGCGCCGTGGTGCGCGCGGCCGAGTCACGGACGATCGCCTTCCCCGTGGCGTCGGATGCGACGTCGGTGACGGGCCGCGGCATTCGCGCCACCGTGGAGGGCGAGACGGTGGAGGTCGGTCGTGCGCTGCTCTTCGAGGAGGCGAGTCTCGCCGTACCGGCGCAGATCCGCGCGAGCGTGGAGGCGCTCGAGCGCGAGGGCCGGAGCACGATGATCGTCCGACGAGCGCCGGGTGAATGGCTCGGTGTCATCGGGATCGCCGATCGGCCGCGCCCTGGAGTGCGCGAGATCCTCAGCCGGCTCCGCACACTTGGGATCCGCCGAGTGGTGATGCTCACCGGCGACAATGCCGGCGTCGGGGACGCCGTCGGGCGCGAAGTGGGCGTGGACGAGGTGCGCGCGGGGCTGCTTCCCGAGGGAAAGGTCACGGCGATCCGCCTGCTCGCCGGTGAAGGTCCAGTGGCCATGATCGGTGATGGCGTGAACGACGCGCCGGCGCTCGCCTTTGCTACTGTTGGCATTGCGATGGGCGGCGCCGGCACCGCCGCCGCACTCGAGACCGCCGATGTCGCGCTGATGGGCGATGATCTGGGACGGCTGCCGTTCGTGATCGGGCTGAGCCGTGCGTCGCGCCGAGTGATCCGGCAGAACCTGTTCGTTTCGCTTGGGGTGATCGCCGTCCTCATCGTCGCGACCACGACGGGCTTCATCGGGATCGGTGCCGCGGTCGTCATGCATGAGGGGAGCACGCTGGTCGTTATCGCGAACGCGCTGCGCCTGTTATCCTATTCTCAACCCCCTGCGTAG
- a CDS encoding P-II family nitrogen regulator has product MKMVIAYIQPFMADGVEAALHRIEGLTGATFVDVRGFGRGRQSDPRDAEVLRGTVPKVRIEVIVPDELEAAVVRAIEGAARTGNRGDGKVVVIPVSRALRVATGEEGDAAV; this is encoded by the coding sequence ATGAAGATGGTGATCGCGTACATCCAGCCGTTCATGGCCGACGGGGTCGAGGCGGCGTTGCATCGCATCGAGGGGTTGACAGGTGCGACGTTTGTCGATGTCCGGGGTTTCGGGCGCGGACGGCAGTCGGATCCGCGAGACGCCGAGGTCCTGCGCGGCACGGTTCCCAAAGTGCGCATCGAGGTGATCGTGCCGGATGAGCTCGAGGCGGCGGTGGTGCGCGCGATCGAGGGTGCCGCGCGCACCGGCAATCGTGGTGACGGGAAGGTCGTCGTGATTCCGGTCTCGCGCGCACTGCGCGTCGCAACAGGCGAAGAAGGGGACGCGGCGGTCTGA
- a CDS encoding efflux RND transporter permease subunit has translation MRSLIGFVLNQRLLVLAMTMLLVGVGIWSALALPIDAVPDVTNVQVQINTNAAALPPSEVERQVTLPVELAMFGLPDLEEIRSISKFGLSQVTVVFKEGTDIYFARQQVQERLQLAREEIPPGYGTPEMGPISTGLGEIFQYTVSADSGTGIDATELRTLQDWVVAPQLRAVSGVAEVNAFGGFEKQYQVLVRPEALVQYDLTLPQVLSAIAANNQNAGGGYITRGAEQLVIRGVGQVQDLDQIRNIVVASRGGTPVRVGDLAEVVIGSTIRQGAVTKDGAGEVVTGIVMMRMGENSRTVVNAVKEKFEVAARTLPPGVRLAPFYDRTDLIGRTIGTVEKNLVEGAILVIVVLFVLLGNFRAALIVAAAIPLSMFFALSAMVQVGIAGSLMSLGAIDFGLVVDGSVVMVENAMRRLGHRKPGDNFLHTVLESCAEVGRPILFGIGIIIVVYLPILTLQGIEGKMFRPMALTVVFALVGSLLLTFLLTPVLISIFLRGKVSEEDVWLVKRAKRLYEPALEWTLANTRRVLIGCGAAVAVALAAVPFLGSEFIPRLDEGSFALQVLRLPSISLEESVRQTTQLEGILLEEFPDEVVDVVAKTGRAEIATDPMGVNISDILVRLTPTDQWTKASTKGELETVMTEALERIPGLVVSFSQPIELRVNELIAGVRSDLAIKIYGDDLGQLSTTAEQIVAAVAELPGATGFKAQQLEGLPQLQVSVLPEQLARYGINSADVMQVVEALGGVQVSQVLEGQRRFALTVRFPEAVRANAASISRILVSAPNGERVPLGTLARVEEVGGPAEVSHENGSRLVIVEGNVRGRDIGSFVADVRALFDNGTITLPPGYRPEFGGQFENLERASKRLMLVVPISLLLIFLLLFATFNSLRQAALVFTGIPLATVGGVFALFARGMPFSISAGVGFIALFGIAVLNGVVMVSYINELRQHGRPLDEAVREGGMTRLRPVLMTALVASLGFLPMAISSSAGAEVQRPLATVVIGGLITATLLTLLVLPLLYLLFERRPGAVS, from the coding sequence ATGCGCTCTCTCATCGGCTTCGTCCTGAATCAACGGCTCCTCGTGCTCGCGATGACCATGCTACTGGTCGGCGTGGGCATCTGGAGCGCGCTCGCACTCCCTATTGACGCGGTGCCGGACGTGACGAACGTCCAGGTCCAGATCAACACCAACGCTGCTGCATTGCCGCCGTCGGAGGTGGAGCGTCAGGTGACGCTCCCGGTCGAGCTCGCGATGTTCGGGCTCCCCGACCTCGAGGAGATCCGCTCGATATCCAAGTTCGGGCTCTCGCAGGTGACGGTCGTATTCAAGGAAGGCACCGACATCTACTTCGCGCGACAGCAGGTGCAGGAACGACTGCAGCTGGCTCGCGAGGAGATCCCACCGGGATACGGCACGCCTGAGATGGGACCGATCTCGACCGGTCTCGGTGAGATCTTCCAGTACACGGTCTCGGCGGACTCGGGAACCGGGATCGACGCGACCGAGCTGCGCACGCTGCAGGACTGGGTCGTCGCGCCGCAGCTGCGCGCCGTGTCCGGTGTGGCGGAGGTCAATGCGTTCGGTGGGTTCGAGAAGCAGTACCAGGTGTTGGTGCGTCCCGAGGCGCTCGTGCAGTACGACCTCACGTTGCCGCAGGTGCTGAGCGCGATCGCGGCGAACAACCAGAACGCCGGCGGCGGCTACATCACGCGCGGCGCCGAGCAGCTCGTGATCCGCGGCGTGGGACAGGTGCAGGACTTGGACCAGATCCGCAACATCGTGGTCGCCAGCCGGGGCGGTACACCGGTGCGCGTGGGCGATCTGGCGGAGGTCGTGATCGGGTCGACGATCCGGCAGGGTGCCGTGACGAAGGATGGAGCTGGCGAGGTGGTCACCGGCATCGTGATGATGCGGATGGGTGAGAACTCGCGCACCGTCGTCAATGCGGTCAAGGAGAAGTTCGAAGTCGCGGCGCGCACGCTACCTCCGGGCGTCCGACTCGCGCCCTTCTATGACCGGACGGACCTCATCGGTCGCACGATCGGGACGGTGGAGAAGAACCTCGTCGAAGGCGCCATCCTCGTCATCGTGGTGCTCTTCGTCCTGCTCGGGAACTTCCGTGCAGCGCTCATCGTCGCCGCAGCCATCCCGCTCTCGATGTTCTTCGCGCTCAGCGCGATGGTGCAGGTCGGGATCGCCGGCAGTCTGATGAGCCTCGGTGCGATCGACTTCGGGCTCGTCGTCGACGGATCCGTCGTGATGGTCGAGAACGCGATGCGCCGACTCGGGCATCGAAAGCCGGGCGACAACTTCCTTCACACCGTCCTCGAATCGTGTGCCGAGGTCGGTCGGCCGATCCTCTTCGGCATCGGCATCATCATCGTCGTCTATCTCCCGATCCTCACGCTGCAGGGGATCGAGGGCAAGATGTTCCGCCCGATGGCGCTGACCGTGGTCTTCGCGCTCGTCGGGTCGCTGCTCCTGACCTTCCTGCTCACGCCGGTGCTGATCTCGATCTTCCTCAGGGGCAAGGTCTCGGAGGAGGACGTCTGGCTGGTCAAGCGCGCGAAGCGCCTCTACGAGCCCGCCCTCGAATGGACGCTCGCGAACACCCGGCGTGTACTCATCGGCTGCGGCGCGGCGGTGGCGGTCGCGCTCGCGGCCGTGCCGTTCCTCGGCTCGGAGTTCATCCCACGCCTCGACGAAGGATCCTTCGCGCTCCAGGTACTGCGACTGCCGAGCATCTCGCTCGAGGAATCGGTACGGCAGACGACCCAGCTGGAAGGGATCCTGCTCGAGGAGTTCCCTGACGAGGTGGTCGACGTGGTCGCCAAGACGGGCCGCGCCGAGATCGCGACCGATCCGATGGGCGTCAATATCAGCGACATCCTCGTGCGGCTCACACCGACCGATCAGTGGACGAAGGCCTCGACCAAGGGTGAACTCGAAACGGTGATGACCGAGGCGCTCGAGCGGATCCCCGGCCTCGTCGTGAGTTTCAGTCAGCCGATCGAACTGCGGGTGAACGAGCTCATCGCCGGGGTGCGCAGCGACCTCGCGATCAAGATCTATGGCGACGACCTCGGCCAGCTCAGCACGACGGCGGAACAGATCGTGGCCGCGGTCGCTGAGCTGCCCGGCGCCACCGGGTTCAAGGCGCAGCAACTTGAAGGGTTGCCGCAACTCCAGGTGTCGGTGTTGCCGGAGCAGCTCGCGCGCTATGGCATCAACTCCGCTGATGTGATGCAGGTGGTCGAGGCGCTCGGGGGCGTGCAGGTGTCGCAGGTGCTGGAGGGTCAGCGCCGGTTCGCGCTCACGGTGCGGTTCCCTGAGGCGGTGCGCGCGAACGCCGCGTCGATCAGTCGGATCCTCGTGAGTGCGCCGAACGGGGAACGCGTTCCGCTCGGTACGCTCGCGCGGGTGGAGGAGGTGGGTGGGCCTGCCGAGGTCAGCCACGAGAACGGGTCGCGGCTGGTGATCGTGGAGGGAAACGTACGCGGGCGCGACATCGGCAGCTTCGTGGCCGACGTGCGCGCGCTCTTCGACAACGGTACGATCACGCTCCCGCCCGGCTACCGGCCAGAGTTCGGCGGGCAGTTCGAGAACCTTGAGCGTGCGAGCAAGCGGTTGATGCTCGTGGTCCCGATCTCATTGCTCCTGATCTTCCTGCTCCTGTTCGCAACCTTCAACTCGCTTCGACAGGCCGCGCTGGTGTTCACCGGCATCCCGCTGGCGACGGTGGGCGGGGTGTTCGCGCTCTTCGCGCGCGGGATGCCGTTCAGCATCTCGGCAGGCGTCGGGTTCATCGCGCTGTTCGGCATCGCGGTGCTGAACGGTGTGGTCATGGTCTCCTATATCAACGAGCTGCGTCAGCACGGCCGTCCGCTCGACGAGGCCGTGCGCGAGGGCGGCATGACGCGACTCCGTCCCGTGCTCATGACGGCGCTGGTCGCGAGTCTCGGCTTCCTGCCGATGGCGATCTCGAGCAGCGCCGGCGCGGAGGTGCAGCGGCCTCTCGCGACGGTGGTCATCGGCGGACTCATCACCGCCACGCTGCTCACACTGCTCGTGCTGCCCCTATTGTATCTCCTCTTCGAACGGCGACCGGGGGCTGTCTCATGA
- a CDS encoding efflux RND transporter periplasmic adaptor subunit has translation MTPSFNILRPRPVALLFALVVGGVSLACGGGDAGGDGAAEADGTAPAAGDSTAESDVVVLDTASIRLGGIRVAIVDSITTSGLEVTGSITYDANRVSHVGSRTEARVLSVRADLGARVGGDAVLAMLESADVGQLRAEERQGEELVAIAKENFAREQRLESQGISSRKELLLAEAELRRSEAALRSTEERLAVLGAAHDHGAGAAYSLVAPFAGTVVARNVSLGEVVGPTDVLFTVADLSMVWIELDIFERDFARVRAGQSVVVTVSAYPGRRFIGRLAYVGEVLDETKRTVRARVEIPNANASLKPGMFATASIQVGGGGPAMPVVPQAAVQEVEGRQVVFVPGVAPGEFRPVPVEVGETVDGGRVIIRSGLRTGSRVVVAGAFALRSELAKGEIGEHGH, from the coding sequence GTGACCCCAAGCTTCAACATCCTGCGACCGCGGCCGGTCGCGCTGCTCTTCGCACTCGTCGTCGGTGGTGTCTCGCTCGCCTGTGGAGGCGGAGACGCCGGTGGGGACGGTGCGGCAGAAGCGGACGGCACGGCGCCGGCCGCCGGCGACTCGACAGCCGAGTCCGACGTGGTGGTACTCGATACGGCGTCCATCCGCCTCGGCGGCATACGAGTCGCGATCGTCGATTCGATCACGACCAGCGGCCTCGAGGTCACTGGTTCCATCACCTATGATGCGAACCGCGTGAGCCACGTCGGCTCGCGCACCGAAGCACGCGTGCTGTCGGTGCGCGCCGATCTCGGCGCCCGCGTCGGTGGCGACGCGGTGCTCGCGATGCTCGAGAGCGCAGATGTCGGACAGTTGCGCGCCGAGGAGCGCCAGGGCGAGGAGTTGGTCGCGATCGCGAAGGAGAACTTCGCGCGCGAACAGCGACTCGAGTCCCAAGGCATCTCGAGCCGGAAGGAGTTGCTGCTAGCTGAAGCCGAGTTGCGTCGCAGCGAGGCGGCACTGCGGAGCACCGAGGAACGCTTGGCCGTGCTCGGCGCCGCGCACGACCATGGCGCGGGGGCCGCGTACAGTCTCGTCGCGCCCTTCGCCGGCACCGTCGTCGCGCGCAACGTCAGTCTCGGTGAGGTCGTCGGACCGACCGACGTGTTGTTCACGGTGGCCGATCTCTCGATGGTCTGGATCGAGCTCGACATCTTCGAGCGGGACTTCGCGCGAGTGCGCGCGGGACAGTCGGTCGTCGTGACGGTCAGCGCGTACCCGGGGCGGCGCTTCATCGGGCGTCTCGCGTATGTGGGTGAGGTGCTGGACGAGACCAAGCGCACGGTGCGCGCGCGGGTGGAGATCCCGAACGCGAACGCTTCGCTCAAACCGGGGATGTTCGCGACGGCGAGCATCCAGGTCGGCGGCGGTGGTCCGGCGATGCCGGTCGTGCCACAGGCCGCCGTGCAGGAAGTCGAGGGACGTCAGGTGGTGTTCGTGCCCGGCGTCGCACCCGGTGAGTTCCGGCCCGTGCCGGTCGAGGTGGGTGAGACGGTGGACGGCGGTCGCGTGATCATCCGAAGCGGTCTTCGGACCGGCAGTCGGGTGGTCGTCGCTGGGGCCTTTGCGCTGCGCTCCGAACTCGCCAAGGGCGAGATCGGCGAGCACGGCCACTGA
- a CDS encoding TolC family protein codes for MSLRFPCSSHPVVSAALLAFLALLGSTSVARSATAQSPAASARADTLVLALDDVRRLALERSPTLLGVRQETAVARGALRQTRVLRSNPELAIQSAGGALGSAADQLQLTVLQEIEWAGQRGLRSDAARLGLERASFGVQDAGRLTIGEASVGFFRAVAADRRLAVAEEALALGERLLVAVRIQVREGEISRLEANLAEIESGRARGRVLSARRAAASAELEFKLLVGIGAETPLRLVTDTTASLITGLEALSVDSLVALALVRRPDLAATGEAVREAETLRALGRREAFPNLRIGVGGNRSPDDGSVQFGPAFGLTLPFFNRNQGLGDQRRALVEQAQFARRWALLRVETDVIAAERAYRAAAEEARVYEREVLARAHENAALLETAYGAGKIDLSTLLLLRNQLLDAEFGFWDAWLAQREALVRLDAATGRLTPSSASLQPIDPAAVRARDATTPIVRTTP; via the coding sequence GTGTCCCTTCGATTCCCATGTTCCTCGCATCCCGTAGTATCAGCGGCGCTCCTCGCGTTCCTCGCGCTGCTCGGTAGCACGAGCGTCGCACGGTCGGCGACCGCACAGTCCCCCGCGGCTTCGGCGCGCGCGGACACGCTCGTGCTCGCGCTCGACGACGTCCGACGGCTCGCCCTCGAACGAAGTCCGACGCTGCTGGGCGTTCGCCAGGAGACGGCGGTCGCGCGCGGCGCGCTGCGCCAGACGCGCGTGCTCCGATCCAATCCCGAACTGGCGATACAGTCCGCCGGAGGAGCGCTCGGGAGCGCCGCCGACCAACTGCAGTTGACGGTGCTGCAGGAGATCGAGTGGGCAGGGCAGCGCGGCTTGCGTTCCGATGCCGCCCGGCTCGGACTTGAGCGCGCCTCGTTCGGTGTGCAGGATGCCGGCCGCCTCACGATCGGCGAGGCGAGCGTTGGCTTCTTTCGTGCCGTCGCCGCCGACCGTCGGCTCGCGGTGGCAGAGGAAGCGCTCGCGCTGGGCGAGCGACTGCTCGTCGCGGTGCGGATCCAAGTGCGCGAGGGCGAGATCAGCAGGCTCGAGGCGAATCTCGCCGAGATCGAGTCCGGTCGTGCGCGCGGCCGCGTCTTGAGCGCGCGGCGCGCTGCAGCGAGCGCCGAACTGGAGTTCAAACTGCTCGTGGGGATCGGCGCGGAGACGCCGCTCCGCTTGGTGACTGACACGACCGCCTCGCTGATCACCGGACTCGAAGCGCTGTCCGTGGACTCTCTCGTCGCGCTCGCGCTCGTCCGCCGACCGGATCTGGCGGCGACCGGGGAGGCGGTACGGGAGGCGGAGACGCTTCGCGCACTCGGTCGACGAGAGGCGTTCCCGAATCTGCGGATCGGCGTGGGGGGGAACCGATCGCCGGACGACGGCTCGGTGCAGTTCGGGCCGGCTTTCGGACTGACACTCCCGTTCTTCAATCGGAATCAAGGACTCGGCGACCAACGCCGCGCACTCGTGGAGCAAGCGCAGTTCGCGCGCCGTTGGGCCCTCCTGCGCGTCGAGACCGATGTCATCGCCGCCGAGCGCGCGTATCGCGCCGCGGCGGAGGAGGCTCGGGTCTACGAGCGCGAGGTCCTCGCGCGTGCGCATGAGAACGCCGCGCTGCTCGAGACCGCGTACGGTGCGGGCAAGATCGATCTCTCGACACTGCTCCTCCTCCGCAACCAGCTCCTCGATGCCGAGTTCGGCTTCTGGGACGCTTGGCTCGCGCAGCGCGAGGCGCTCGTGCGACTCGATGCGGCGACTGGTCGGCTCACGCCGTCCTCCGCATCCCTCCAGCCCATCGATCCCGCCGCCGTTCGTGCGCGGGATGCCACTACACCCATCGTCAGGACCACACCGTGA